A region of the Brachyhypopomus gauderio isolate BG-103 chromosome 11, BGAUD_0.2, whole genome shotgun sequence genome:
AAGCCTCTGAAGAGGAAATCTCACGTTTTCTGTTGTGTCATGTAAtttcacaaatatacacactgtatttgtttttatgtgtAAATCTAAGATTTGATATGTACATTTTGGGGGTAATATTAATCGGCACTTGTTTTCACGTAGACCAATTTAACTGGTTGTGGTTGGTCACGGCTAGCTGCTACCTCGCTATTTTGTACACCTCACTATTAAATCATACTTTATTTCGAAAAAAAGTGATTTTCAGTCAAGTACACTGAGCTAGCCTAGCTTAGCTATGCAGCTCACGGCGTCAACGGCCATTACGTCATCGATCGACTCCGGCGGAACGGGCCAATCAGCGGAGTCCTCCTGTATCCCGGCATTCACCGCGCGACCTGCAGCGTATtgacaaagagagaaaacagggTGGGATCTACACCAACGCCTCGGCTCCGAAAATAACAATCGCCAATAAGGTAGTGAACGTTTGCTCTTATTAACGATATTAGACGCGAGCGAGGCGACTGCGGGATAACACGTTTGGTGTCAGATGTGCCCGAGTTAATAAAAAATCAGCGCTGTTTCATCATTTAGtccggctagctagctaacccagCTAGCCAGAACAGCTGATGACCCGCGGCGCGTGAGCTGGATCTACCTTCACTGCAGCTCTTATACTTCATGATCTGATCACACAACACCAGGGAGCGCCTGTTATTACTCTCCATGGCTTAAATTAGTGGAGACATTGCTACAGTAGGCTAGCCTACCCTAGCTATATGATGAGTAGCCAGTCTTTGTCTAATGAGAGCAGACCTGCGCCCCAGGGGGGGATCTGCCACGGTGTTTGTCTTTGTGTGATCGATCTGTcgtctcacaaacacacacttgtgttctAGCATGGCCAAATGTCAGAGCCTGTGTGATCTGTGTGTACTAGCTGGTAGTGAGAATAGATCAGCACGCAGAAACAGCTCTGTTGTTGCCAACTGTATGGCTAAGCGTTGTTTACTGTTTGGTAGGTTGGCATATATTCCTAAAGTATAGTTGAACGGCGCACAGTCATTGCTAGATGTAGTGAGAACGTGTAGACGATGGTTTTGTTGAGGTATGAAGTATTGCGAAATACCCCCCATGCGTTTGAGCTTGCAGTAAACACGATCACATGACTAGCCACGTGGAAGCACTAAAGAGGGAATATCACGCGACATTCGTGAAATAGTTCTCGGTTCTGTTAATGGGAAGACGTGCGAACACCTTTGTTTTACAGGCTGATCGTCATGCCCGGGAGGAGCTGAGAGAGTAAGGCTTGTGGAAGTTTAAGGGAGCGTCTGCACCCTccagcacacagacagagaggcagagagagacagagaaggaaaaGCCGGAACGTGCACCCAGTGCGTGCCAATGCAGCAACAGAATCGGCAGCCTGACCTGGTGGAAGGAAGACTTCCTGTGTTCGTGTTCCCCACTGAACTGGTTTTCTATGCAGACAAGCAGTCGTCGCACAAGCAGGTGCTCACCCTCTACAACCCATATGAGTTCGCACTCAAGTTCAAAGGTGAGCGGCAGTTCAGTGATCGTTCGTTGTTGTCCTGCACATGTCATGCAACAGTTTGTCCTCCCCACAAATACCACATTTGCATAACTTTTTACTTCTTTCCACCAGTTATGTGCACAGCACCAAACAAGTATGCGGTAGTCGATGCCACGGGGGCTGTTAGACCACAATGCTGTGTAGACATGTAAGCCATGCCTTTGCTTATACAGGTCTTTAAGTTTTCTGTGGTGGTCTCAAGCTTGCTAAAGAACCTTTATAAAGTCACGgtgctccttcctcaccctcttcctcatcactgCACAGTGTGATTCGCCACAGGGACATGCGCGCCTGCCACTACGGCGTGATCGACAAGTTCCGACTGCAGGTGTCTGAGCAGAGCCAGCGGAAGGCTCTGGGCAGGAAGGACGTGATGGCCACCCTGTTGCCCTCTGCTGGCCAGGAGCAACCCCAGGCCCCGCCCCAGGAGGAGGAGCGGAGGATGAAGGAGCAGCTGAGTGACAGCGTGTTCTTTGAGCAGCCTGCCATCCAGACAGGTACTTCGTTTAGTCTAAAGAGCTTGATGGGTTAAAACATGACTCTGGGGGGCGGGGGTTGTTTTTCCATTCTTTTGCCCTTGTGTCATAAGTTGCCCTTTGCCAGTATTTGCCCCCGAACCATACTGGGATCACGCTCCTTGATTTACATGCAGCCTACTGCAATTTACATTTATGTCACAAGGTAGCACTAGAGAGCTAAATTCATGCCAAGGAGTGAACCAAGTGGTGGTTTCGTGTACATGTCACGTGATTATGAAGCACTCCACTCCCTCCTGCAGGAGGACTTGCGATTAGAGACTGAAGTGTTTATGCAGTTAGATACAAAGGATATTATATGAACATTTTGAACAAATAGGACAGTGGTCACTTCATTCTTGTCCCTCTTTACCCAGAGAGAAAAACTCAGCATTGTCATCTTTTGGACTAATTAGATTATGCAAAAGACACGGAAACCTCCTGGGAGGCCCTTATGCAGGCACCATAGACAGGGAGATAAAAGAATTACAATAGGCAATTGCAGACGTTGCTGGAGACTGAGACCTGAATGTTTTATGAGCTTCCATGCTACctatgcaaatgtgtgtgtgtgtgtgtgtaacagagagTCGTGCAGCATCTGGGGGCCCCAGCCTGCTGACAGTCCTCCTGGGCCTGGTGTGTATGGCAGCCCTGATGTTACCTACCCTAGGAGAGCAGGAGTCCACAGTGCCTGTCTACCTCCACTTAAGTGTTAACAAGAAACTTGTAGCTGCTTATGTATTAGGTGAGTTGTACCAGGAACGTTTGAGAACTACGCACCTCGAGCTGTGAAATTGCAAATGAGATTTGGAAAAAATAATTCTTGCTCCACGTGTTCTCACGCAGGTCTTCTTACAATGGTTATCCTGCGCACGTGAGTGACCGCTGGATAACGGTGGAACTCGGAAGAAGGAAATTAGAAGAACCCGAACGGTTGAGGGGAGAGTGGTGAGCGCGGGTAGCGCCAaacgaaacaaacaaacaggctGCCCTCTTAACGGGAACTAACTGCTCGAATGACATTTCAGATTTGTAGACACAATGAAGATGCAAGATGCAGTGGAGGAACTCTAGGTGTACAAACGGAAACGCTGACTGAGCTGGCAAATGAGCCACGCTGACTATCAGGGGAGGTGGGAATGGGACGTGTGTAGAGCCATGTGGATACGTTAAATTAaatgtgttttacgtcatgtcaTTTGTGTCTGTGGCATTTTGTCGCCTTATTGAGAGTTCTATGTTGAATATTCGTCTTGTGTACGTATCACCCGTTAAGTTTGTGAGGTGAGAGTCTTGATCTCATTTCATAGCAACAGCCATACTTGTGCCTTTCCATGTTTTGGGTTTGATCTTTACAAAAATGCTGATTACATGTTTGCACAGAAATAACAGTTGATTCtaaaaaatacacttttttgatGGTGTAACCTGTGGTGGGATGTTTAAATAGCTACAGCAAAGTCTGTGCAAATGACCAGTACAGATTTCAGATTGTTGTTCGAGCTTAATCCTGACAAATTTGTGATCATATTTTGAAATGGTGCTAAGACTGTAGACACAGTATTTTTGCCTGGGTTGGCCCTTTCTTTGAAGTAATGATCCACTTTCATGCAGATCCACACATTTGTCCATAGGAGACTTTTGCA
Encoded here:
- the mospd1 gene encoding motile sperm domain-containing protein 1 translates to MQQQNRQPDLVEGRLPVFVFPTELVFYADKQSSHKQVLTLYNPYEFALKFKVMCTAPNKYAVVDATGAVRPQCCVDIVIRHRDMRACHYGVIDKFRLQVSEQSQRKALGRKDVMATLLPSAGQEQPQAPPQEEERRMKEQLSDSVFFEQPAIQTESRAASGGPSLLTVLLGLVCMAALMLPTLGEQESTVPVYLHLSVNKKLVAAYVLGLLTMVILRT